A section of the Streptomyces sp. V3I8 genome encodes:
- the mshB gene encoding N-acetyl-1-D-myo-inositol-2-amino-2-deoxy-alpha-D-glucopyranoside deacetylase produces the protein MTELSPRRLLLVHAHPDDETINNGATMARYAAAGVQVTLVTCTRGEQGEVIPPALAHLSGEELGEYRLTELRGAMRELGVRDVRLLGGAGRYQDSGMMGLPDNDDPRSFWGAEVDEAAGHLVRVIREVRPQVLVTYDPDGGYGHPDHIQAHRVAMRAADLAADPDFRTGAGSDAGPGEPWTIAKIYWNRVPRSVAEEGFARLKGVLGELPFPAAATVDDVPGVVDDPVVTTEIDGTAQAAAKAAAMRAHATQIEVAEPWFALSNRLAQPLFPVEYYELVRGERTGTARETDLFAGIATATTEGGAR, from the coding sequence ATGACGGAACTGTCCCCCCGGCGTCTGCTCCTGGTGCACGCGCATCCGGACGACGAGACGATCAACAACGGCGCGACCATGGCCCGGTACGCGGCCGCGGGCGTCCAGGTCACCCTCGTGACCTGCACCCGGGGCGAACAGGGCGAGGTCATCCCGCCCGCGCTCGCCCACCTGTCGGGCGAGGAGCTGGGGGAGTACCGCCTGACGGAACTCCGCGGGGCGATGCGCGAGCTGGGCGTGCGTGACGTGCGTCTCCTCGGCGGCGCGGGCCGTTACCAGGACTCCGGGATGATGGGCCTGCCGGACAACGACGATCCCCGCAGCTTCTGGGGGGCGGAGGTCGACGAGGCCGCCGGGCACCTGGTCCGCGTGATCCGTGAGGTGCGCCCCCAGGTGCTCGTCACCTACGACCCGGACGGCGGCTACGGCCACCCGGACCACATCCAGGCCCACCGCGTCGCCATGCGGGCCGCCGACCTGGCCGCGGATCCGGACTTCCGGACCGGTGCCGGCAGCGACGCCGGCCCCGGCGAACCGTGGACGATTGCGAAGATCTACTGGAACCGCGTGCCGCGGTCCGTCGCCGAAGAAGGCTTCGCGCGCCTCAAGGGCGTACTCGGCGAACTGCCGTTCCCCGCCGCCGCCACGGTCGACGACGTGCCCGGCGTGGTGGACGACCCGGTGGTCACCACGGAGATCGACGGCACCGCGCAGGCCGCCGCCAAGGCCGCCGCGATGCGGGCGCACGCCACCCAGATCGAGGTCGCCGAACCGTGGTTCGCCCTCTCCAACCGGCTCGCGCAGCCCCTCTTCCCCGTCGAGTACTACGAGTTGGTGCGCGGCGAACGCACCGGGACGGCACGCGAGACCGATCTGTTCGCGGGAATCGCGACAGCAACCACCGAGGGCGGTGCCCGATGA
- a CDS encoding helix-turn-helix domain-containing protein produces MDTQNPSAPPYARSRYAADKPPNRRRPHPRSGHGGLTHDNARHPTRYTVIGNHLAQHTELSGLAIGLAVYIQSLPEGVRVDIKTLTARFPEGATRIAAALRELETHGYLRRERHRIPGGRIVTRTISCNRPGHRDGPVTADPASPEGPESPEGPERPDASEQPEKRAPGAPRKALPAVPRPAYPAPALLQAATDLLAGLRRHDPGLLLSACDTAHLAPGVAAWLERDVSPAAVRHALTSDLPAEGLRRPAALLAHRLVAQLPPPAPFRPAAPVAQPARRYPLHNCDGCDRAFRGPEPGHCRACRTTAPTPA; encoded by the coding sequence ATGGATACGCAGAACCCTAGCGCGCCCCCGTATGCCCGGTCCCGGTATGCCGCCGACAAACCCCCGAACCGGCGGCGCCCGCACCCCCGCTCGGGCCACGGCGGTCTCACCCACGACAACGCCCGCCACCCCACCCGCTACACGGTGATCGGCAACCACCTCGCCCAGCACACGGAGCTGTCGGGGCTCGCCATCGGGCTCGCCGTGTACATCCAGTCGCTCCCCGAGGGCGTCCGCGTCGACATCAAGACCCTCACCGCGCGCTTTCCCGAGGGGGCGACCCGTATCGCCGCGGCGCTGCGCGAGCTGGAGACCCACGGCTACCTGCGCCGCGAACGGCACCGCATCCCCGGCGGCCGGATCGTCACCCGCACGATCTCCTGCAACCGGCCCGGCCACCGCGACGGCCCGGTCACCGCCGACCCCGCCTCGCCGGAAGGCCCCGAGAGCCCCGAAGGCCCCGAGCGGCCGGACGCCTCGGAGCAGCCGGAGAAGCGCGCACCCGGCGCACCCCGCAAAGCCCTCCCCGCCGTACCGCGCCCCGCCTACCCCGCTCCGGCCCTCCTCCAGGCCGCCACGGACCTCCTGGCGGGCCTGCGGCGCCACGACCCGGGCCTGCTCCTCTCCGCCTGCGACACCGCCCACCTCGCCCCCGGTGTGGCCGCTTGGCTGGAGCGGGACGTCAGCCCGGCCGCCGTACGGCACGCGCTGACCTCCGACCTCCCTGCCGAGGGGTTGCGGCGGCCCGCCGCCCTGCTGGCCCACCGCCTCGTCGCCCAACTGCCGCCCCCGGCCCCGTTCCGCCCGGCCGCTCCGGTGGCACAGCCCGCCCGCCGGTATCCGCTCCACAACTGCGACGGCTGCGACCGCGCCTTCCGCGGCCCCGAGCCGGGCCACTGCCGCGCCTGCCGCACCACGGCCCCCACGCCCGCCTGA
- a CDS encoding ATP-binding protein encodes MIQETATSEARPARPARTFSVQLSPTPRGARLARLLATEQLRSWGFPLDPARHLVAELAANAATHSRVPGRDFRLVLHVVASTLRIEVTDTCGGVLPRPLDPAPDSESGRGLVLVVALADRWGVTRGPHPRRTVWAELNPAPEPDRTCSGDRGALPKEPGEGKDPTEPHPALPPASARPHPGE; translated from the coding sequence GTGATCCAAGAAACCGCCACCTCCGAGGCCCGGCCCGCACGCCCCGCCCGCACCTTCAGCGTGCAGCTGTCCCCCACGCCACGCGGAGCCCGTCTCGCCCGTCTGCTCGCCACGGAGCAACTGCGCTCATGGGGCTTCCCGTTGGACCCGGCGCGTCACCTCGTCGCCGAGCTCGCCGCCAACGCGGCCACGCACAGCCGGGTTCCCGGCCGGGACTTCAGGCTCGTGCTCCACGTCGTCGCGTCAACCCTGCGCATCGAGGTGACCGACACCTGCGGCGGGGTCCTGCCCCGCCCGTTGGACCCGGCCCCCGACAGCGAGTCCGGTCGGGGCCTCGTCCTCGTCGTGGCGCTCGCCGACCGGTGGGGCGTCACCCGGGGCCCGCATCCCCGCAGGACGGTCTGGGCGGAGCTGAATCCGGCACCGGAACCCGACCGCACGTGCTCCGGTGACAGGGGCGCTCTTCCCAAAGAACCGGGAGAGGGAAAGGACCCCACCGAACCCCACCCCGCCCTCCCGCCCGCGTCGGCCCGCCCTCACCCGGGCGAGTGA
- a CDS encoding helix-turn-helix transcriptional regulator encodes MYVDGGEGRLKTEADEPGWEVDPDDDWGVAVVATVGRQLKLRREAVGMRAADFGVAVGYGEDMVYKIEGGKRIPQPGYLDRADEVLGAGGLLSAMKEDVKKVRYPKKVRDLAQMEGRAVEIGTYVCHSISGLLQTAAHARVAFESRQPPYSEDEVERMVAARIARQSIFQRQPAPSLSFVLEEAPLRRPLGGTMVWRQQLERLLEVSRLRNVTLQVMPTLCEVHPGLDGKIELLKFEDGTTVGRADGAFSGRPTSDPRQLRILELRYGTIRAQALPPRESLAFIEQLLGET; translated from the coding sequence ATGTACGTGGACGGTGGCGAGGGTCGGCTCAAGACCGAGGCGGACGAACCGGGTTGGGAGGTCGACCCGGACGACGACTGGGGTGTGGCGGTCGTCGCGACCGTGGGGCGGCAGCTGAAGCTGCGGCGGGAGGCGGTGGGGATGCGGGCCGCCGACTTCGGGGTGGCCGTCGGGTACGGCGAGGACATGGTCTACAAGATCGAGGGCGGCAAGCGGATCCCTCAGCCCGGGTATCTGGACAGGGCGGACGAGGTGCTGGGGGCGGGCGGGCTGCTCTCGGCGATGAAGGAGGACGTCAAGAAGGTCCGGTACCCGAAGAAGGTTCGGGACCTGGCCCAGATGGAGGGCAGAGCGGTCGAGATCGGTACGTACGTGTGCCACAGCATCAGCGGGCTGCTGCAGACGGCTGCGCATGCGCGGGTCGCGTTCGAGTCACGGCAGCCTCCGTACTCGGAGGACGAGGTGGAACGGATGGTGGCCGCGCGTATCGCTCGGCAGTCCATCTTCCAGAGGCAACCGGCACCCTCGCTCAGCTTCGTGCTGGAAGAGGCCCCGCTCCGACGACCCCTCGGAGGCACAATGGTGTGGCGGCAGCAGCTCGAACGTCTGCTGGAGGTGAGCCGGTTGCGCAACGTCACGCTGCAAGTGATGCCGACGCTCTGCGAGGTTCACCCGGGCCTGGACGGCAAGATCGAGTTGCTGAAGTTCGAGGACGGCACGACGGTGGGGCGCGCCGACGGAGCGTTCAGCGGTCGGCCGACCTCCGATCCGAGGCAGCTCCGCATCCTTGAACTGCGGTATGGCACCATCCGGGCGCAGGCTCTCCCGCCGCGGGAGTCGCTGGCCTTCATCGAGCAACTGCTGGGAGAAACATGA
- a CDS encoding DUF397 domain-containing protein has protein sequence MIRKASARDAYELAWFKSSYSDGNEGDSCVELATTPGTVHVRDSKDADGPRLAFSPATWSAFVPYASEG, from the coding sequence ATGATCCGCAAGGCCTCCGCACGGGACGCCTACGAGTTGGCGTGGTTCAAGAGCAGCTACAGCGATGGCAACGAAGGCGATTCCTGCGTCGAACTCGCCACCACCCCCGGCACCGTCCACGTCCGCGACTCCAAGGACGCGGACGGCCCCCGGCTGGCCTTCTCCCCCGCCACCTGGTCGGCCTTCGTGCCGTACGCGTCCGAAGGCTGA
- a CDS encoding S9 family peptidase: protein MTTEPLSFPRRQARTLRFTLGAPRAFTVAPDGSRVAFLRSSSGTDRANQLWVLDVASGKERPAADPEALLGGSSERLSAAERARRERSREGGAGIVGYATDAAVEVASFALSGRLFTAELRAGTARELRVRGPVIDPRPSPDGRLVAYVAGGALRVVGAEGEDDRALAEPESGTVTYGLAEFIAAEEMGRSRGFWWSPESDRLLVARADDAPVRRWWISDPAHPGREPQQVAYPAAGTDNAEVRLFVLGLDGERTEVLWDRARYPYLARVHWSSAGAPLLLVQARDQTSQLYLAVDPVSGTTRMVHADEDPQWLDLFPGVPSWSPSGQLVRIADEGGARVLAVGERVLTGSQLHVRAVLDVSDDDVLISASAGATAADAEIGEVHVHRVNDLGVERISQEPGVHSAVRAGGVTVLVSAVPGRPGAQVRVVRDRDRRSAGNGRAQALTVASYAEDPRMSPRVHLTEAGERRIPCAVVLPTGHTDGPLPVLMDPYGGPHGQRVLAAHNAYLTPQWFADQGFAVIVADGRGMPGRSPAWEKAVKNDLAAVTVDDQIHALQALAEDFPLDLTRVAIRGWSFGGYLAGLAALRRPDVFHAAVVGAPVTDQRLYDTHYTERYLGDPNRQPEVYAANSLVDDDGLVLAAEPARPMMIVHGLADDNVVVAHSLRLSSALLAAGRPHEVLPLSGVTHMTPQEQVAENLLLLQVDFLKRSLGLR from the coding sequence ATGACGACCGAGCCTCTCTCCTTTCCGCGCCGGCAGGCGCGCACCCTGCGTTTCACGCTGGGCGCGCCCCGTGCGTTCACCGTGGCCCCCGACGGTTCGCGTGTCGCGTTCCTGCGCTCCTCGTCCGGCACCGACCGGGCGAACCAGCTGTGGGTCCTCGACGTGGCGAGCGGCAAGGAGCGCCCGGCCGCCGACCCGGAAGCACTGCTCGGCGGCTCCTCGGAGCGGCTGTCGGCGGCGGAGCGGGCCCGGCGCGAGCGCAGCCGCGAGGGCGGCGCGGGCATCGTCGGGTACGCCACGGACGCGGCCGTGGAGGTGGCGTCCTTCGCCCTGTCGGGGCGCCTGTTCACCGCCGAGCTGAGGGCCGGCACGGCACGTGAGCTGCGGGTTCGCGGGCCGGTCATCGACCCCCGCCCGTCCCCCGACGGACGGCTGGTCGCGTACGTCGCCGGGGGCGCCCTGCGGGTCGTCGGCGCGGAGGGCGAGGACGACCGCGCGCTCGCCGAGCCGGAGTCGGGGACGGTCACCTACGGGCTGGCCGAGTTCATCGCGGCGGAGGAGATGGGCCGCAGCCGCGGCTTCTGGTGGTCCCCGGAGTCGGACCGGCTGCTGGTCGCCCGGGCCGACGACGCCCCCGTACGCCGCTGGTGGATCTCCGATCCGGCGCATCCCGGGCGGGAGCCGCAGCAGGTCGCCTACCCGGCGGCGGGCACCGACAACGCGGAGGTACGGCTCTTCGTGCTGGGGCTCGACGGGGAGCGCACGGAGGTGCTCTGGGACCGGGCCCGTTACCCGTATCTGGCGCGGGTGCACTGGTCGTCGGCCGGGGCGCCGCTGCTGCTGGTGCAGGCGCGGGACCAGACAAGCCAGCTCTACCTGGCCGTCGACCCGGTCTCGGGGACGACCCGGATGGTGCACGCGGACGAAGATCCACAATGGCTTGATCTTTTCCCCGGTGTGCCGAGCTGGAGCCCCAGCGGGCAGCTCGTGCGGATCGCGGACGAGGGCGGCGCGCGCGTGCTGGCGGTCGGCGAACGCGTCCTGACCGGCTCGCAGCTGCACGTACGGGCCGTGCTGGACGTGTCGGACGACGACGTGCTGATCTCCGCGTCGGCCGGTGCGACGGCGGCCGACGCGGAGATCGGCGAGGTGCACGTCCACCGGGTCAACGACCTGGGGGTGGAGCGGATCTCGCAGGAGCCCGGTGTGCACTCGGCGGTGCGGGCGGGCGGGGTCACCGTGCTCGTGTCGGCCGTGCCCGGCCGGCCCGGAGCCCAGGTCAGGGTGGTGCGCGATCGCGACCGGCGAAGTGCGGGGAACGGCCGGGCGCAGGCGCTGACCGTGGCCTCGTACGCCGAGGACCCCCGAATGAGCCCGCGCGTGCACCTCACGGAAGCCGGTGAGCGCCGGATTCCGTGCGCCGTCGTGCTCCCCACCGGTCACACCGACGGTCCGCTGCCCGTCCTGATGGACCCCTACGGCGGGCCGCACGGGCAGCGCGTGCTGGCCGCGCACAACGCGTACCTCACACCGCAGTGGTTCGCCGACCAGGGGTTCGCGGTGATCGTGGCGGACGGCCGGGGCATGCCGGGCCGTTCGCCGGCCTGGGAGAAGGCCGTCAAGAACGATCTGGCGGCCGTCACCGTGGATGACCAGATCCACGCGCTCCAGGCGCTCGCCGAGGACTTCCCGCTGGACCTGACCCGGGTGGCGATCCGCGGCTGGTCGTTCGGCGGCTATCTCGCCGGGCTCGCAGCGCTGCGCCGCCCCGACGTCTTCCACGCGGCCGTGGTGGGCGCGCCCGTCACCGACCAGCGGCTGTACGACACGCACTACACCGAGCGGTACCTGGGCGATCCGAACCGGCAGCCCGAGGTGTACGCCGCCAACTCGCTGGTCGACGACGACGGCCTGGTACTGGCCGCCGAACCGGCGCGGCCGATGATGATCGTGCACGGTCTCGCCGACGACAACGTGGTGGTCGCGCACTCCCTGCGGCTGTCCTCCGCGCTGCTGGCCGCGGGTCGCCCGCACGAGGTGCTGCCGCTGTCCGGGGTCACGCACATGACCCCGCAGGAACAGGTCGCCGAGAACCTGCTGCTGCTCCAGGTGGACTTCCTCAAGCGGTCGCTCGGACTGCGGTAG